One part of the Pseudemcibacter aquimaris genome encodes these proteins:
- the ppdK gene encoding pyruvate, phosphate dikinase, with product MTKWVYNFGDGSAEGEASMKNLLGGKGANLAEMSNLGLPVPPGFTITTEVCTSYYDNDNTYPADLADQVAASIKVIEETVGAKFGDEENPLLVSVRSGARVSMPGMMDTVLNLGLNDVTVKALAKQSGDERFAYDSYRRFIQMYSDVVLGVDHYLFEELLEIHKEENGFTLDTELEAEDWKELSAAFKAKAEDELGRPFPQDVNEQLWGAIDAVFGSWMIERAFVYRRLHNIPHTWGTAVNVQSMVFGNMGDDCATGVAFTRDPSTGENTYYGEYLINAQGEDVVAGIRTPQNLTKASRIAAGSDMPSMEESMPEVYGQLADVFQKLEAHYRDMQDIEFTVQKQKLWILQTRSGKRTAPAALKIAVEMVHDDIISKDEALLRVDPGALDQLLHPTLDPDAARDVLTKGLPASPGAASGKVVFTADEAEILSKNGEDVILVRIETSPEDIHGMHAARGILTSRGGMTSHAAVVARGMGRPCVSGAGSLHINMAEQTITVDGRVINNHDIITIDGGNGEVMAGKVATIKPELGGHFGELMAWADDKRELKVRTNAETPLDASAAREFGAEGIGLCRTEHMFFDATRIINVRQMIMSSDEEGRRAALDKLLPDQRSDFVELFTIMKGLPVTVRLLDPPLHEFLPHKEEDFVDVANAMGVDMAFLKRRAEELHEFNPMLGHRGCRLGISFPEIYEMQARAIIEAALEVSKTLGEAVIPEIMVPLVGSAKELEILKELIIKTADEIIEASGEKLEYMVGTMIELPRAALQAGEIANHAEFFSFGTNDLTQTTYGISRDDSARFLDDYLKADIYDQDPFVSLDQDGVGELVKIGVERGRNTRNDLKVGICGEHGGDPASVEFCHRNGLDYVSCSPYRVPIARLAAAQAVLRK from the coding sequence ATGACTAAATGGGTTTATAATTTCGGTGATGGCTCTGCTGAGGGTGAAGCCTCAATGAAAAATCTGCTCGGTGGTAAAGGTGCAAACTTGGCAGAAATGTCAAATCTTGGTCTTCCTGTTCCACCTGGATTTACGATTACAACCGAAGTCTGTACCTCGTATTATGATAACGATAATACATATCCCGCCGATCTTGCTGATCAGGTCGCTGCATCGATTAAAGTAATCGAAGAAACAGTAGGCGCGAAATTCGGTGACGAAGAAAACCCGCTGCTTGTTTCTGTGCGTTCCGGTGCACGTGTTTCCATGCCGGGCATGATGGATACTGTTCTTAACCTTGGTCTTAATGATGTGACGGTTAAGGCGCTCGCGAAACAAAGTGGTGATGAACGTTTCGCGTATGACAGTTACCGCCGTTTCATTCAAATGTATTCTGATGTGGTTCTTGGTGTTGATCATTATCTGTTCGAAGAACTTCTTGAAATTCATAAAGAAGAAAACGGATTTACCCTTGATACAGAACTTGAAGCCGAAGATTGGAAAGAGTTGTCCGCTGCCTTTAAAGCAAAGGCAGAAGATGAGCTTGGCCGCCCATTCCCGCAAGATGTAAACGAACAGCTTTGGGGCGCGATTGATGCGGTGTTTGGTTCATGGATGATTGAACGCGCGTTTGTTTATCGCCGTCTTCACAATATTCCGCATACATGGGGCACTGCGGTGAATGTCCAGTCAATGGTGTTTGGTAATATGGGTGATGATTGTGCAACGGGTGTTGCCTTTACCCGTGACCCGTCCACTGGTGAAAATACTTATTACGGTGAATATCTGATTAACGCGCAGGGCGAAGATGTGGTGGCGGGTATCCGCACACCGCAAAACCTAACGAAAGCATCACGAATTGCTGCAGGTTCAGACATGCCATCCATGGAAGAAAGCATGCCGGAAGTATATGGCCAGCTTGCTGATGTTTTCCAAAAACTTGAAGCCCATTACCGTGATATGCAGGACATTGAATTTACGGTTCAAAAACAAAAACTATGGATCCTTCAAACCCGTAGCGGTAAACGCACGGCACCAGCCGCGCTTAAAATTGCCGTTGAAATGGTACATGATGATATCATCAGCAAGGATGAAGCGCTTCTTCGTGTTGATCCGGGTGCGCTTGATCAATTACTTCATCCGACACTTGATCCTGATGCAGCGCGTGATGTGTTGACAAAAGGTCTTCCGGCGTCACCAGGTGCCGCCAGCGGTAAGGTTGTCTTTACAGCGGACGAAGCAGAAATTCTTTCTAAAAACGGTGAAGATGTAATCCTTGTTCGTATTGAAACAAGTCCAGAAGATATTCATGGAATGCATGCGGCGCGTGGTATCTTAACGAGCCGTGGTGGCATGACATCACATGCGGCGGTGGTTGCCCGGGGTATGGGGCGCCCATGTGTATCTGGTGCAGGATCACTTCATATTAATATGGCTGAACAAACAATCACGGTTGATGGTCGTGTGATTAACAACCACGATATCATCACCATTGACGGCGGTAACGGTGAAGTTATGGCGGGCAAGGTTGCCACCATCAAGCCGGAACTTGGCGGTCATTTCGGTGAATTGATGGCATGGGCCGATGATAAACGTGAACTTAAAGTACGCACCAATGCCGAAACACCACTTGATGCATCAGCAGCACGCGAATTTGGCGCAGAAGGTATTGGCCTTTGCCGTACTGAACATATGTTCTTTGATGCGACACGTATCATTAACGTACGTCAAATGATCATGTCATCTGATGAAGAGGGGCGCCGTGCTGCCCTTGATAAACTTTTACCAGATCAACGTAGTGATTTTGTTGAGCTATTCACGATCATGAAAGGCCTACCTGTAACGGTTCGTCTACTTGATCCGCCACTACATGAATTTCTTCCACATAAAGAAGAAGATTTTGTTGATGTGGCAAACGCCATGGGCGTTGATATGGCGTTCTTAAAGCGCCGCGCAGAAGAGCTTCATGAATTCAACCCGATGCTTGGTCATCGTGGTTGTCGTCTTGGTATTTCATTCCCGGAAATTTATGAAATGCAGGCACGCGCCATTATTGAAGCGGCGCTTGAAGTTTCAAAAACACTTGGCGAAGCGGTTATTCCTGAAATTATGGTGCCACTTGTTGGTTCCGCAAAAGAGCTTGAAATACTTAAAGAGCTAATCATTAAAACGGCTGATGAGATTATCGAGGCCTCTGGTGAAAAGCTTGAATATATGGTTGGCACCATGATTGAACTGCCACGTGCGGCACTTCAAGCGGGTGAGATCGCAAATCACGCTGAATTTTTCAGCTTTGGTACAAATGACCTGACGCAAACAACATACGGTATCAGCCGTGATGACAGCGCGCGTTTCCTTGATGATTATCTAAAAGCCGACATTTATGATCAGGACCCGTTTGTAAGCCTTGATCAGGACGGTGTTGGTGAACTGGTTAAAATCGGTGTTGAACGTGGACGCAACACACGAAACGATCTTAAGGTCGGTATTTGTGGTGAACATGGTGGTGACCCTGCATCCGTAGAGTTCTGCCATAGAAACGGACTTGATTATGTGTCCTGTTCACCGTACCGCGTTCCAATCGCAAGACTTGCCGCGGCGCAAGCGGTTTTAAGAAAATAA
- a CDS encoding peptide chain release factor 3, with protein MSQLETEVNRRKTFAIIAHPDAGKTTLTEKLLLFGGAIQMAGEVKARGDRRRARSDWMKVEQERGISVASSVMSFEYEGRMFNLLDTPGHEDFSEDTYRVLTAVDSAVMVLDSAKGVEGQTKKLFEVCRLRDMPVISFFNKMDREALDPFELLDNLADTLALDVAPATWPIGMGRDFKGCYDLINDRLILIERSKGDLPDEGTVCEGVDDPKLNELLPADLVEKLREDVEMVRELCPEFDAKAYQEGTLTPVFFGSAINTFGVRELLDGLTEHAPTPGTYGTQSRDVDAHETKMSGFVFKIQANMDPKHRDRIAFFRMVSGKFKRGMKLKHVRSGKTVNLHNPVLFLAQDRELAEEAWPGDIIGIPNHGNLRIGDSLSEGEELKFTGIPSFAPEHIQTVRAEDPMKAKHLSRALIQLAEEGAARVFKPTIGAEWYVGVVGMLQFEVMADRIRTEYDVPCRFETTSLYTAQWVESDDQFKLKKFVDANKANMAEDHNGSPVFLARNSWRLDKAIEENPDIRFLKTKEQTI; from the coding sequence ATGTCCCAACTTGAGACAGAGGTAAACAGACGCAAGACATTTGCGATTATTGCCCACCCTGATGCCGGTAAAACCACACTGACAGAGAAGCTACTTCTTTTCGGTGGTGCGATCCAAATGGCGGGTGAGGTAAAAGCGCGCGGTGACCGCAGACGTGCTCGTTCCGACTGGATGAAGGTCGAGCAAGAACGCGGAATTTCTGTGGCGTCGTCTGTGATGTCATTTGAATATGAAGGACGTATGTTCAACCTGCTTGATACACCTGGGCATGAGGATTTTTCTGAAGATACGTACCGGGTGTTAACGGCGGTGGATAGCGCCGTGATGGTTCTGGATAGTGCGAAGGGTGTTGAGGGCCAGACAAAGAAGCTTTTCGAAGTATGTCGCCTGCGTGATATGCCTGTTATTTCATTCTTTAACAAAATGGACCGCGAAGCACTGGACCCGTTTGAGCTTCTTGATAATCTTGCTGATACATTGGCGCTTGACGTTGCGCCGGCCACATGGCCAATCGGTATGGGACGCGATTTTAAAGGGTGTTATGACCTTATCAATGACAGGTTGATCCTGATCGAACGATCAAAAGGCGATCTGCCTGATGAAGGAACCGTCTGCGAAGGGGTGGATGATCCGAAATTAAATGAATTACTGCCTGCTGATTTGGTTGAGAAACTTCGTGAAGATGTGGAGATGGTTCGTGAACTGTGCCCTGAATTTGATGCTAAGGCTTATCAGGAAGGGACATTGACGCCAGTTTTCTTTGGTAGTGCGATTAACACATTTGGCGTGCGGGAATTGCTGGACGGTCTTACTGAACATGCACCGACACCAGGCACATATGGCACCCAGAGCCGCGATGTTGATGCCCATGAAACAAAAATGAGCGGTTTTGTATTTAAAATTCAAGCCAACATGGATCCAAAACACCGTGACCGTATTGCGTTTTTCAGAATGGTTTCTGGCAAGTTTAAGCGGGGAATGAAGCTTAAACACGTCAGAAGCGGCAAGACGGTTAATCTGCATAATCCGGTACTTTTCCTAGCACAGGACCGTGAACTGGCCGAGGAAGCATGGCCGGGCGATATTATCGGTATTCCAAACCATGGCAACTTACGCATTGGTGATAGTCTTTCAGAAGGTGAAGAATTAAAATTCACCGGTATTCCAAGCTTCGCACCGGAACATATCCAAACGGTGCGTGCAGAAGATCCAATGAAAGCAAAACACCTTTCCCGTGCACTTATTCAGCTAGCGGAAGAGGGGGCAGCCCGCGTGTTTAAACCGACTATCGGTGCCGAATGGTATGTGGGTGTAGTTGGTATGCTGCAATTCGAAGTGATGGCAGACCGTATCAGAACCGAATATGACGTTCCGTGCCGTTTTGAAACGACATCGCTATATACGGCGCAATGGGTCGAATCGGATGATCAATTTAAGCTAAAGAAATTTGTCGATGCTAATAAGGCTAATATGGCTGAAGATCATAATGGTTCACCTGTATTTTTAGCACGAAATTCGTGGCGACTTGATAAAGCGATAGAAGAAAATCCGGATATTCGCTTCTTAAAAACCAAAGAACAAACAATTTGA
- a CDS encoding PAS domain-containing protein yields the protein MSKVVKFCSDFSESDFTSNQQIKFFEYWKALKGDRSMPSRADINPGDVVSVLPYIILVELSDGQYTVRLMGTICAEIFGEHTGKELGTIPAAVDAATRYDWLVENKKPYFNIKSLEYLNKDHVEASTIAMPLSSNDNDVDMIVLVHHFY from the coding sequence ATGAGTAAAGTAGTTAAATTTTGTTCGGATTTTTCCGAAAGCGATTTCACATCCAATCAACAGATTAAATTCTTTGAATACTGGAAAGCCTTAAAAGGTGATCGCAGTATGCCTTCACGCGCGGATATTAATCCGGGTGATGTGGTGAGTGTTCTTCCTTATATCATTTTGGTGGAATTAAGTGATGGTCAATATACCGTGCGGCTTATGGGAACCATTTGCGCAGAAATATTTGGTGAACATACCGGAAAAGAATTAGGCACTATACCAGCCGCTGTGGATGCGGCAACAAGGTATGATTGGCTTGTAGAAAACAAGAAGCCCTATTTCAATATCAAATCACTTGAATATTTAAATAAGGATCATGTTGAAGCCTCAACAATCGCCATGCCGTTATCAAGCAACGATAACGACGTGGATATGATCGTGCTCGTGCATCACTTTTATTGA
- a CDS encoding nitroreductase family protein, translating into MNKSAINSDRLPASNPCEEMLSILLRRRSLTVKDMTEPGPSDNEIATILTAGSRVPDHKKLVPWRFLTIQGGARADLGKTLRTVFHKNNPVADEELLNFEENRLMRAPLVIAVISTATEDNPKNVPEWEQILTAGAVCQNILLAANALGYAGQWLTEWYAFDEDILNELGLTQEERIAGFIYIGSATKDPAERGRPDVAAITQNWSATNK; encoded by the coding sequence ATGAATAAAAGCGCTATCAATAGTGATCGTTTGCCTGCGTCAAACCCATGTGAAGAGATGTTATCAATTTTATTACGTCGCCGATCATTAACCGTAAAAGATATGACCGAACCTGGCCCATCGGATAATGAAATAGCAACCATTCTGACCGCAGGATCAAGAGTACCGGACCACAAGAAATTGGTACCATGGCGCTTCCTTACGATACAAGGAGGCGCACGAGCCGATCTTGGAAAAACATTGCGCACAGTTTTCCATAAAAACAATCCTGTTGCGGATGAAGAACTTCTAAATTTCGAAGAAAACAGATTGATGCGCGCCCCATTGGTCATTGCTGTCATATCAACAGCCACTGAAGACAATCCGAAAAATGTACCTGAATGGGAACAAATCCTGACAGCAGGTGCCGTTTGTCAGAATATATTACTCGCTGCCAATGCTCTTGGTTACGCAGGGCAGTGGTTAACCGAGTGGTACGCTTTCGACGAGGATATTCTTAATGAACTTGGCCTTACTCAAGAAGAAAGAATAGCAGGTTTCATATATATCGGAAGCGCAACCAAAGACCCGGCCGAACGTGGCCGCCCGGATGTTGCCGCAATCACGCAAAATTGGTCAGCCACGAACAAATAA
- a CDS encoding DUF4136 domain-containing protein → MIRLKQISVFLIAITLAACSSSIKSDVTRFHQLPAPNGETIEVIAMDPNQQQSIEFANYAGMIGSQLGKYGYRPAQNSASQYIAEISYEIHPMGGVVEGRSPVSVGMGVGSGSRSGTSVGFGISTGLGSSRSEEKYLSRLHMNIVDLSSGNRIYEGHVENVSESPSLAQVMPFLVNALFEGFPGESGTSNTVTVKP, encoded by the coding sequence ATGATCCGATTGAAACAGATTTCAGTATTCTTAATCGCAATTACGCTTGCCGCCTGTTCATCAAGCATAAAAAGTGATGTTACCCGTTTTCATCAATTGCCTGCCCCTAATGGAGAGACAATCGAAGTCATCGCCATGGATCCAAACCAGCAACAATCTATTGAATTCGCAAATTACGCTGGCATGATTGGTAGCCAACTTGGAAAATACGGATACCGTCCAGCTCAGAACAGTGCATCACAATATATCGCTGAAATCAGTTATGAAATCCATCCTATGGGCGGCGTTGTAGAGGGAAGGTCACCTGTTTCCGTTGGCATGGGCGTTGGTAGCGGCAGCCGCAGCGGCACATCCGTTGGCTTTGGCATTTCAACCGGTCTTGGTTCATCCAGGAGCGAAGAAAAATACCTAAGCCGTCTGCATATGAACATTGTCGACTTAAGCAGTGGAAACAGAATTTACGAAGGACATGTGGAAAATGTTTCAGAAAGCCCATCACTTGCACAAGTCATGCCTTTTCTGGTAAATGCCTTATTTGAAGGTTTCCCAGGTGAAAGTGGAACTTCAAACACAGTGACTGTGAAACCATAA
- a CDS encoding amidohydrolase family protein, which translates to MRIITVFFIVLTFVINVQAQNVQHQSSYILKNVNIIDVENKTILPAKSLLINKGKIEQIIDTPSPQNYPDHDVIDGQNGYVTPGLIDMHVHMYERAAYLMTLSHGITHVRIMNGVPKQLEWRDNVNAGTMIGSSSTVSSPIISAAEGAILQHGINSADEARKAIRKYHAMGYDLIKAYGGLDEKVISALIEEGQKIGMPIAKHGPHIAGKVNPAQLSTFQSLEHAEDIYQGPLNYEFDSEKLPEIIAALKAANVPITPTLNIFHQLTKLSQDKEKHLEKTHEHYTSDLIALEASKNQIKRWIEASDEMVTHNLKTMDFLKYITQELHKQNIPLLVGSDSGVLLSPHGIATHNEMSLLLQSGLTPYDVLKTATINAAKTLKMDERIGKIEDGFNADLIYTIQNPIQNINVLKNPEAVMKNGNWYSRETLETMREEAIANRSLWEEIRVLFNAL; encoded by the coding sequence ATGAGAATAATTACAGTGTTTTTTATCGTGCTTACTTTTGTCATCAATGTGCAGGCGCAAAATGTTCAACACCAATCCAGTTACATTTTAAAGAATGTAAACATCATTGACGTTGAAAACAAAACAATCTTACCCGCCAAATCATTACTGATAAATAAGGGTAAAATCGAACAAATAATTGATACCCCGTCACCACAAAATTATCCGGATCATGACGTGATTGATGGCCAAAATGGATATGTCACACCCGGCTTGATCGACATGCATGTTCATATGTATGAAAGAGCCGCATACCTTATGACGTTAAGCCATGGGATAACACACGTTCGTATTATGAATGGCGTTCCCAAACAATTAGAATGGCGTGATAATGTTAATGCCGGAACAATGATCGGCAGCAGTTCCACAGTCAGCAGCCCGATTATATCAGCAGCCGAAGGGGCAATCCTTCAACACGGAATTAACAGTGCTGATGAAGCCCGAAAGGCCATCAGAAAATATCATGCGATGGGTTATGACCTGATCAAAGCTTATGGCGGTCTTGATGAAAAGGTAATATCCGCATTAATTGAAGAAGGACAAAAAATTGGCATGCCCATTGCCAAGCATGGCCCACATATTGCTGGCAAAGTTAACCCAGCACAACTATCCACTTTTCAATCATTAGAGCACGCAGAAGATATTTATCAAGGACCACTGAATTATGAATTTGATAGTGAAAAATTACCTGAAATTATTGCGGCTTTAAAAGCGGCAAATGTACCCATCACGCCAACATTGAATATCTTTCATCAACTTACAAAACTTAGTCAGGATAAAGAAAAGCATTTAGAAAAAACACATGAACATTATACGTCCGATCTTATTGCGCTTGAGGCATCAAAAAATCAAATCAAACGCTGGATTGAGGCATCAGATGAAATGGTGACCCATAATCTTAAAACAATGGATTTTTTAAAATATATAACCCAAGAACTTCATAAACAAAATATACCCTTACTCGTTGGATCTGATTCCGGTGTGCTGCTATCCCCGCATGGAATTGCCACACACAATGAAATGAGCCTGTTATTACAATCCGGCTTAACCCCATATGATGTTTTAAAGACGGCAACAATCAATGCTGCAAAAACCCTTAAAATGGATGAACGTATCGGTAAAATTGAAGATGGTTTTAATGCTGATTTAATCTACACAATTCAAAACCCAATTCAAAACATCAACGTTCTTAAAAACCCAGAAGCCGTGATGAAAAATGGAAATTGGTATTCAAGAGAAACACTTGAAACCATGCGTGAAGAAGCAATCGCTAATAGAAGTTTATGGGAAGAAATCAGAGTCTTATTTAATGCACTATAA
- a CDS encoding helix-turn-helix domain-containing protein, producing MIYSLNYVNLIQAGMITTGIMGAILLWLSKPNEFRGIALTFAMIAIASLINILEETGLTRDYYLISPIFIMLFGPAIFLSVKLIIDKKIEQKAYWHFFPALPLLMMTSYTSTVIAIGTLWRLAYAFLTVWTLINYKKELDEQRSDSDDHSLNWLVWILVITALFNFIDLVRLNTQHLLPYALNVIGQAVNNAIWLIISMIIIIKLQLQQSTPVIEDLFKPKEEKNTSEADDYQTLFTELDHLVQKNNWFLEPRISLSDISHKTGLNIRDISRAINLVTKKSYNEYINQYRVDFVCQKIKDNPNQSILDIAFEAGFSSKASFNKVFKELTGTTPSQYKSSLLS from the coding sequence ATGATTTATTCCCTAAATTATGTGAACCTTATTCAAGCAGGCATGATTACAACAGGGATTATGGGTGCCATTTTATTATGGTTATCAAAACCAAATGAATTCCGCGGTATTGCACTTACATTTGCAATGATCGCAATAGCATCATTAATCAATATATTAGAAGAAACCGGATTAACTCGAGATTATTATTTAATCAGCCCGATTTTTATAATGTTATTTGGTCCGGCCATTTTTCTATCCGTAAAATTAATCATTGATAAAAAAATTGAACAAAAAGCTTATTGGCATTTTTTTCCCGCACTTCCGCTTTTAATGATGACATCATATACGTCTACGGTAATAGCAATAGGAACGTTGTGGCGGTTGGCATACGCCTTCCTTACCGTTTGGACCTTAATTAATTACAAAAAAGAATTGGATGAACAACGTTCAGATTCAGATGATCATTCATTAAACTGGCTGGTCTGGATTTTGGTAATTACGGCATTATTTAATTTCATCGATCTTGTTCGGTTAAATACTCAACATCTTTTGCCTTATGCCCTCAATGTAATCGGACAAGCTGTGAATAATGCTATTTGGTTAATCATATCAATGATCATTATTATCAAGCTTCAACTTCAGCAATCTACGCCTGTCATTGAAGACCTCTTTAAACCAAAAGAAGAAAAGAACACTTCAGAAGCAGACGATTATCAAACTCTTTTTACTGAACTCGACCATTTGGTTCAAAAAAACAATTGGTTTTTAGAGCCAAGAATTTCGCTTAGTGACATAAGTCATAAAACAGGTTTAAACATACGTGACATTTCAAGAGCAATTAACCTTGTGACTAAAAAGTCTTACAATGAATATATCAATCAATACCGCGTAGATTTTGTGTGTCAGAAAATCAAAGACAACCCTAATCAATCCATACTTGATATCGCATTTGAAGCAGGGTTTAGTTCAAAAGCATCATTTAATAAAGTTTTTAAAGAACTTACTGGTACTACCCCATCTCAATACAAATCAAGTCTATTATCATGA
- the upp gene encoding uracil phosphoribosyltransferase, with the protein MEAQLIDHPLILHKLTLMRKKDTPPALFRGLLKEISVLMGYEVTRDLELKNIDIETPVSKTTGSKLSGRKMCIFSILRAGEGLAQGLLDLIPTAKVGHVGLYRDPNDLHAVEYYFKAPPHLNERFNLVVDPMLATANSAITALDRIKRAGAKNITFLCLLAAPEGIKALNDAHPDVKIYTAAIDEKLNEKSYIVPGLGDAGDRIFGTI; encoded by the coding sequence ATGGAAGCTCAATTAATTGACCACCCACTTATTCTGCATAAACTAACTTTGATGCGTAAAAAAGACACGCCCCCTGCACTATTTCGAGGACTGCTTAAAGAAATAAGTGTTCTTATGGGGTACGAAGTCACCAGAGATCTTGAGCTTAAAAACATTGATATTGAAACACCCGTATCCAAAACAACGGGTTCAAAACTAAGTGGTCGCAAAATGTGCATTTTCTCGATCTTAAGAGCAGGCGAAGGGCTTGCACAAGGGCTTCTTGATCTTATCCCCACCGCTAAAGTAGGGCATGTTGGCCTATATCGTGATCCGAATGATTTACATGCGGTTGAATATTACTTTAAAGCACCGCCCCATTTAAATGAACGCTTTAATTTGGTAGTCGACCCTATGCTCGCAACCGCCAATTCTGCAATCACTGCCCTTGATAGAATTAAGCGTGCTGGCGCCAAAAACATCACCTTTCTTTGCCTACTCGCCGCGCCAGAAGGAATTAAGGCATTAAACGATGCGCATCCTGATGTAAAAATTTATACCGCAGCAATTGATGAAAAACTAAATGAAAAAAGCTATATCGTACCGGGCCTTGGGGACGCAGGTGACCGTATTTTCGGAACCATATAA
- a CDS encoding sodium-dependent transporter: MATNNKHEQWSSKATFLFATVGAAVGLGNLWRFPFVAGENGGGAFVLVYLFFVALFGIPLLVSELGIGRRGQKNPINSMQSISKHENANNGWSIVGWLSVGIPLISLSFYSVVGGWALYYILEAGMNSFDAIEGIKSKENFDSFVASPTQLFIAHTIFTGLAVLVVGRGIKNGIERIVKIMMPALFILLVIMVINSVLTADISAGLKFLFTPDFSKITPAVITMAMGQAFLSVGIGVGAMMTYGSYMPKKFSLTTSAATIAISDTLVAILAGVAIFPIVFEYGLDPSGGPELIFVTLPVAFGQMPLGYLLGLLFFILLFCAAFSTAVGMLEPTVAWLSDRGFSRPLMALIAGGSTWLLGIVFVLSYNIWADVRLFPNTPILKEKNLLELTDFIITNLFIPLNALLIALFVGWIMARKSMVNEIDLGDGLVFKIWHFAIRYIIPVAIIIIFVTNFQ, translated from the coding sequence ATGGCTACGAATAATAAACATGAACAATGGTCTTCAAAAGCCACATTCCTATTCGCCACCGTAGGCGCAGCTGTTGGCCTTGGAAACTTATGGCGTTTCCCCTTTGTTGCCGGTGAAAATGGTGGTGGTGCATTTGTTCTTGTTTATTTGTTTTTTGTGGCTTTATTTGGCATTCCGTTACTTGTATCCGAACTCGGCATTGGCAGGCGCGGGCAAAAAAATCCGATTAATTCAATGCAGTCAATCAGCAAACATGAAAATGCCAACAATGGCTGGAGCATCGTTGGTTGGTTAAGCGTCGGCATTCCGCTTATCAGTTTAAGTTTTTACAGTGTGGTCGGCGGTTGGGCCTTGTATTATATTCTTGAAGCCGGAATGAATAGTTTTGATGCCATCGAGGGCATCAAATCAAAAGAAAATTTTGATAGTTTTGTCGCGTCCCCAACACAACTTTTTATAGCCCACACCATTTTTACCGGACTGGCGGTTTTGGTCGTCGGTCGCGGCATTAAAAACGGCATTGAACGGATTGTAAAAATCATGATGCCTGCTTTATTTATACTATTGGTAATTATGGTCATAAATTCAGTACTGACAGCAGACATCAGTGCCGGATTGAAGTTTTTATTCACGCCTGATTTTTCTAAAATCACACCTGCCGTAATTACCATGGCGATGGGACAGGCTTTTCTTTCTGTGGGTATTGGTGTGGGGGCCATGATGACATATGGATCATACATGCCTAAGAAATTCTCACTTACAACATCTGCAGCAACAATTGCCATATCAGACACACTGGTTGCCATCCTCGCTGGCGTTGCCATTTTCCCAATTGTGTTTGAATATGGGCTTGACCCAAGCGGCGGACCGGAATTGATATTCGTAACCTTGCCTGTTGCGTTCGGTCAGATGCCGCTTGGGTATTTGCTGGGATTATTGTTTTTTATTCTTCTTTTTTGCGCTGCATTTTCCACCGCTGTTGGCATGTTGGAACCAACGGTGGCGTGGCTATCAGATCGTGGATTTAGCCGCCCGCTTATGGCCCTTATTGCCGGTGGATCAACATGGCTTCTTGGGATCGTTTTCGTATTATCATATAATATCTGGGCAGATGTTCGGCTATTTCCAAACACACCAATATTGAAGGAAAAGAACCTTCTTGAATTAACCGATTTTATCATTACTAATTTATTTATTCCGCTAAATGCACTGTTAATCGCGCTCTTTGTAGGATGGATCATGGCGCGGAAATCTATGGTGAATGAAATTGATTTGGGGGACGGACTTGTTTTTAAAATATGGCATTTTGCTATTCGCTACATCATTCCTGTAGCAATTATAATTATTTTCGTTACTAATTTTCAGTAA